The Flavobacterium sp. K5-23 genome segment GCTGGAGCTATTTTCCAAGCTAGCATTAACATTGGGAAGTTCCAAGGAATGATTTCACCAACTACTCCAATAGGTTCGTGCAATACGATACTTACTGTGTTTTTATCATGCTCCGAAATACTTCCTTCATCTGCACGAATTACACCTGCAAAATAACGGAAGTGATCAATACAATAAGGAATATCTGCTGCACGAGACTCACGGATTGGTTTACCGTTGTCGATTGTTTCTAATGTTGCTAAGTATTCGAAGTTGTCTTCCATTACTTGAGCAATTTTCAATAAAGCATTACTACGTTCTGTAGCTGAAGAAGTACTCCAAGATGGGAACGCTTCGTGAGCTGCATCAAGTGCAAGATCAACATCTTCTTGTGTTGAACGAGCTGCTTGAGTAAATACTTTTCCGTCTACTGGAGATACATTGTCAAAATATTGTCCTTTTACAGGAGCTACGAACTTACCGCCAATAAAGTTCCCGTATCTTTCTTTGAATACAGGTTTTGTTACATTTGCCATAATTATTTATTTAAAATTATAAAAGTGTAATTATTATTAAAATCCTTTGTTTTAATTACACTGCAAATGTATGGCGAGAGCCGAGTTCCGAAGTTATTGATTTAGTTCAAAAACTTATGAAAACAGTTCAACGTTGTTTTTGGTAGATTTTTTAATTTAAATACTACGCATAACTATCTCGTAATCAATAATATGCATTAATTAGAAATATCTGTTGGACTTGTTCCGAACTTATTTTTAAAGGCTATACTAAAGTTGGACAAGTTGTTATAACCAATATCGAGATAGATATCTGAAGCTTTCAGTTCTCCCTTTTGTAATAATTCTTTTGCTCTTTGTAGTCTTTTGTCTTGCAGCCACTTTCCAGGAGGCTCACTATATTCATGAGCGAAGTAACGTTTGAATGTTGACAGACTCATATTACATAGAAAGGCTATTTCTTCCAATTTTAGATTAGAGTACACATTGCTTTCTACTATATTTTTAAAAGGAGAAACCTCTTTAGATATAAGCGAGTGTAAATAAAACTCGAATTTATCGCCATATTTATTTAAGAGATAAAGCATGATCTCTTCAAATTTCAAAGATAACAAGGCATCGCTATAACTATGATTTGTATAAGTATTAGAAGATAAGGAGTCGATAAAAGCGGCAATATATTGGTCATTTTCAATAACAAAATAAGGAACTTCCTCTTTATGAGGCTTGATATTGTTAGTGTATTTACTTAAAAAATCGATTAGCTTTTTTTCTGAAAAAAAGAATAGTTTACAATAATAAATAGCTTCTGTATCTAATAACTCAGTCCACAGCCAATTTCCTTTTTTTAATAACAAGGATTGTTTGCTATTTACGGCCATGGAAGTATCAGCGAAATGAACTTGCTTTTTTCCCACTTGAAGAAAGCTAAACATATTCATACTTAGATTGACTTTGCTTTTTACAACATCGCTAGTCATCTTAAAATCATAAACAAATATGTCTTGAGGTGTATTCTTGTTCTGAAAATAAATTTCAGGAATGTTTTCTATTGGCATATTTTTTTTTCGTAAAAAGATAAATTATAATTACTAAAACTGATACACTAAAGCTTTTGGTTTGTTTACTAAGTTACGATATAGTTTCACAATTTTGTTTCAAGATGTAATCTAACAAAACGAGCTTTTTTATAAAAGCCTAATATTCAATTTTACCTACAGTTCGCATCACACGAACAATTTTGGATTTTCGATTGTTGATATAAGATGAAGAACCGGTTGCTTTATATTTTCGGGGGCTAGGTAGTATTGCAGCAATTCCGGCAGCCTGGATAGGTGTCAAATTAGCGGCATCTTTTCTATACCAATGTTCAGCTGCTGCCTGTGCGCCATAAACACCGTCGCCCATCTCTATACTATTAAGGTACACTTCCATAATGCGTTCTTTACCCCAAACAAGTTCAATTAGCACAGTGAAATACGCTTCGAGTCCTTTTCTAACATAACTTCTACCCTGCCAAAGAAATACATTTTTGGCGGTTTGCTGTGAAATGGTACTACCTCCTTTTATTTTACGTCCTCTTGAATTTCCTTTAAATGCCTTTTGCATAGCCGTAAAGTCAAAACCGTTGTGTCTTAAAAAAGTTCCATCTTCACTAGCAATGACGGCCTTTTGTAAATTCACGGAAATATTTTCCAAAGGTTCCCAATCGTGATTAAAATAAACTTCTTTCCCTGCAGATTTATTCTCTATCGCTCTAATCACCATTAATGGGGTGAATGGAACGGGTACAAATTTGAAAAGGACCACAAAAAACAAAGAGATTCCGAAGAACCACAATAACATTTTTAATAAAAAACGGCTTATTCTATTCATAGATGATGTTGTTTCTTTTTTGGGTGTTTTTTTATTTTTCTTAGGTACTACTTTGGTTGCCATTATATTAAATCTGCTAATTCTGTTCCAATTAAACTTCCTATTGCCACTCCCATTCCACCTAATCTGACACCGCAATATACGTTTTCAGATAATTGAGAAACAATAGGGCTCTTACTTTCTCCAATTCCCATAATTCCGCTCCAACGATGCTCTATTTTGAAATCATTGTTTGGCAAAATTACTTCTTTTAATAGTTGTTCCAATTTATTTTGAATCAATTCTGTTTGAGCAAAGGCGGTTGTGGTCTCCGCATCAAAATCTAGATTTCTACCACCTCCTAATAATATCCTGTCTCCAATGTTTCTAAAATAATAATACCCTCGATCCAGATGAAATGTGCCTTTGATATTGAGATCTTTAATAGGTTCGGTTATTAACACCTGCGCTCTGGCAGGTTTTACAGCACCGTTTGTCAATGTATTTGCAAATCCATTTGTTGCAAAGAAAACTTTTTTAGTTTTAAAACTGAAATCATCCAGTACAATCTCAACATTTTCACCTTTATCTAAAAAAGAAGTTACCGTTTGTTGATTTAAAATCAGAATATTTTCGGATACAGCCTGTTTCAAGAGTGCCTGCATCATATTACCGGTGTCGATTTGTGCTTCAAAAGGATTAAAAACCATATGTTCCTTAATCCCGTTAAACCCAAAACGGTCCGTTTCTTTGGCAAACACATCCGCTTTAAAAAGAGGTTTTAACAATTCATTTATATAAGGTAATTTATTAACGCAGTCATTAAAACAACTCTCGTCTTCCTTTAAAAACAATTCGTAACCTCCATAAGATTTAAAATCTATTGTCGCGTCTCCTAATCTTTTCCTTAATAACTGCAATCCCTTCCATCGTTTTTGAACGAGATTAAAAACCTCATCTTCAGAATGGGAATTTAAATCGTCTATAATTTCAGAAATACTTCCAAAACAGGCAAAACCGGCATTTTTTGTACTGGCTCCATGAGGCAACATCCCTTTCTCAAGAACTAAAATTTTACTGGCAGGGAATTTTTCGCGTAAGCGCAATGCTGCGTGCAAGCCAACTATTCCACTACCTACAATTGTATAATCGATATTTGTAAACCAATTCTTTAATTCCCAATAACTTAATTGCATTTGATATTTTTTTATAAAAATAATAAATAACTCCTATGAATAAAAGCAAAACATAACAGAAAACCAGAAACGACATTATTGACAAATAAATTATGTAAAAACTAATGTTTTATGAACTTAATAAATACTTTTTAATTTTTTTATGCGAATAATCTAAGAATTCTTCATTCCTATATATATTTTTTTATATTTGCTTTTATAACCCAAATCTCATAAAATGATAAAAAAATTACTCTCGATTGCATTAATTGCAGTCACCAGTACCTCCTTTGCCCAGGGAGGAGATTTCTGGAAGTCATCTACTCAAAAAAGCGGGTCCACCGTTTTTGAAAACAAAAAACAACTAAAACAAACCAGCTTATTCGACCTTGACATCAACGGTTTAAAGAAAGCATTGGCTAATTCTCCAAAAAGAAATGCGCTTTCTGGAAAATCAAGTGTAGTTGTATCTTTTCCAAACGGGGAAGGGAAATTAGAAAATTTCAGGATTGTTGAATCTTCTAATATGGATCCTGTATTAGCAGCTAAATACCCTGAAATCAAATCTTACGTTGGTCAAGGAATTGAGAACCCAACGGCAACGATTCATTTCAGTTTGTCTCCTCTTGGTTTACAAACGATGTCAATTAACGCTGACCAATCGGCTGTTTTTATCGAACCTTACTCAACTGATTTAAGCACTTATACTGTTTATAAAAAATCAGATAAAGCGGCCTCACTTTCAAAATTTGATTGTACTGTAATTGACAATGCAAAAAAAGACTTAAACACAGCTACTTTAAGACCAAATGCTGATGACGGAAACTTAAGAACTTTCAAATTAGCTATGTCGGTTACAGGTGAATACACCGCTTATTTTGGAGGTACAAAAGCATTAGCCCTTGCAGGTATCAACAATACTATGACACGTGTAAATGCTATTTTCGAAAAAGATTTTGGGGTTCATATGAATCTTATTGCTAATAATGATTTAGTTATTTACACTAGTGCTTCAACAGATCCATACTCAGCTTCTTCTTCAAAAGCAAACTGGAACCAACAATTACAAACTACTTTAACAAATGTTATTGGAAATGCAAATTATGATGTTGGTCACCTTTTTGGTGGTGATGGTGGAGGTGGTAATGCTGGATGCATCGGATGTGTATGTAAAAACCCAACAACGAGTGTTCCTTTAGGAAAAGGAAGTGGATACACTTCTCCCGGTGATGGTATTCCACAAGGAGACAACTTTGATGTTGATTATGTAGCACATGAATTAGGGCACCAATTTGGGGCTAATCATACGTTTACACATTCTAATCAAGTAGTGGTAGCTCAGGTTGAACCTGGAAGCGGATCAACTATTATGGGGTATGCTGGAATTACGGGTGCTACAGATGTTCAAGCGCATAGCGATGCTTTCTTTCATGCTATAAGCATTGAGCAAGTAACAAATTATGTAAAAAGCACAACTTGCCAAACTACTACCTTAACAGGAAACGCAGTTCCAACAGTAAATGCGGGACTTGACTACACTATACCAAAAGGAACTCCTTTTATGTTAACAGGAGTAGCTACAGATGCCAATGGTAATGTACTAACTTATGACTGGGAACAAATGAATACGGGAACATCGTCAACCACTTACCCAAGTGTTACAGCGACTTCAGGACCTGCGTTTAGATCATTTGTACCATCAGCTTCACCAACACGTTATTTCCCTCAGTTATCCACTGTTCAAACAGGAGCTACTTCATGGAAATGGGAAGCAGTGCCAAATGTGGCAAGAACAATGAACTTTAGACTGACTGTTCGTGACAATCACGCTGGCGGACCTGCAAATAATAGTGATGACGCAATAGTAACAGTAAATACTACGGCAGGACCTTTCACTGTCGATTCTCCTAATACAGCCGTTTCTTATGTTGGTGGTTCGACTCAGACAATAGCATGGAATGTTGCAGGAACAACTGCAAATGGTGTAAACGCTGCCAATGTAGATATCCTACTATCTACTGACGGAGGAAACACCTATCCGATTATCATAGCTGCTGCAACTCCAAATGATGGAACACAAGCCGTAACCATTCCTAATATTGCTGGAACACAAAACAGAATCATGGTAAAAGGAACTAATCATATTTTCTTTGATATTTCTAATACTGATTTTACGATTACTGGAGGAATAATTGATAATACTGCCCCTACAACACCTACTGCTTTATCAGCATCAGGAACAACAGAGACTACAACAAATTTATCATGGAACGCTTCTACTGATGATGTAGCCGTAACAGGATACGATGTATATCGAGGGACTACTTTAATGGCTACAGTAACAACTACTACTTATAATGTAACTGGTTTGACTGCCTCTACAGCTTATACTTTTTCAGTTAAGGCTAAAGATGCTGCAGGAAACATTTCTGCTTCCAGTAATGTAATAAACGTTACAACTGCTGCTCCTTTTGTAGATACAATTGCTCCTACAGCTCCATCTTCATTGGCCGCTTCAGGAACTACTACTACAACAACTAATTTAACCTGGACAGCATCTACAGATAATGTAGGAGTAACAGATTATGATGTATATCAAGGAACAACTTTAATAGCTACAGTAAACACTACTACTTACAATGTAAGCGGATTGACTGCTGCTACAGCATATTCTTTCTCTGTTAAAGCAAAAGATGCTGCTGGAAATATTTCTGCGTCTAGTAATGTTGCAAACGTTACAACTCCAGCGGTAGTTTTATCTTATTGTGATTCGAAAGGAAATAGCGTAAATGATGAATATATTGGAAAAGTACAATTTGGCACAATAAACAATCCTTCTGCCGGCGGAACAGGTTATAGCGATTTTACCGCTATTGGAACTGATGTGACAATTGGTACTTCTAACACTATTACGATCACACCTACTTGGACAGGGTCAGTTTATAGCGAAGGATATGCCGTTTGGATTGATTACAATCAAGATGGAGATTTTGATGATGCAGGAGAACTAGTTTGGTCAAAAGCGGCATCAACCACTAACCCGGTTTCTGGAACTATTACGATCCCAGCTTCGGCTACGACCGGAGCAACAAGGATGAGAGTTTCAATGAAATACAACGGAATCCCTTCTTCTTGTGAAACATTTTCTTATGGTCAGGTGGAAGATTATACGGTAACAATTGTTGCAGAAATAGTTGACACAACTGCCCCGACAGCACCATCAGCTTTAGCAGCTTCTGGTACTACTGAAACTACTACTAATTTATCTTGGACAGCTTCTACAGATAATATTGCTGTAGTTGCATACGATGTTTACATAGGAACAACTATACTAGGCACTGTAACGACTACATCCGCTAATGTCACTGGATTAAATCCTGGTACAGCATACTCATTCTCAGTAAAAGCAAAAGATGAGGCAGGGAATGTTTCTGCTTCAAGTAATGTAGTTAATGTTACAACTTTAACTCCTTTCGTTGATACAATTGCTCCAACAGCACCAACAACATTGACAGCTTCAGGAACTACAACGACAACGACAAACCTATCTTGGAATGCATCAACAGATAATGTTGGCGTAACAGCTTACGATGTGTATCAAGGAAGCACATTAAAAGCAACCGTAACAACTACATCTTATAATGTTACTGGATTATCTTCTGCTACCGCTTATACTTTTTCTGTAAAAGCAAAAGATGAGGCAGGAAATATCTCTGCTTCAAGTAATGTGGTAAATGTTACAACTTTATCTGCAACGCTTACATATTGTGCTTCACAAGGAAACAGTGTAGCAGATGAGAAAATTGGCAAAGTAGTTTTTGGGTCAATAAACAATACTTCAACTGGAGGAACAGGTTATACTGATTTCACTAGTAAGTCTACTAATGTAACTATTGGAACGTCTAATACAATTACCATTACACCGGATTGGACAGGTACTAAATACAAAGAAGGATATGCTGTTTGGATTGATTACAATCAGGACGGAGATTTTAATGACGCTGGCGAATTAGTTTGGTCTAAAGCAGCATCTACAACAACTCCGGTTTCAGGTTCGTTCACCATTCCTGCAAATGCTAAGTTAGGTACAACAAGAATGAGAGTCTCAATGAAATACAATGGGATTCCTACCGCTTGCGAAACGTTCTCTTATGGTCAAGTAGAAGATTATACTGTAAACATTACTTCTGTTTCTAAAGAAACTGAAACTTCAAGAAGTAGTATTTCAGATATTAAAGTATACCCTAACCCTACATCTTCTCTATTGAACGTAACTTCAGTTTCTGAAAATGCAACATACAGAGTTTACAATATGCTTGGACAAACGGTTATGAACGGTAAATTATCAAATGGATCAGTTGACGTTTCTATCATTAATGAAGGAAACTACATTTTAGAAGTAACCGACAAGGGTACATCTACAGTAAAACGTTTTATCAAAAAATAATTAAAACCAAGACTTAGTTTTCCTTCTTATGTAAAGAAGAATTTTCTAAGAATCATTAATACTAAAAGCTACCTCAATTGAGGTAGCTTTTTTTTTGGAATAAAATCAGTACTTTTAAGGTCTTGAAAAAATAATTTTATTTATGAAAAAACTACTTTTTACAACCCTAACTATGATGAGTTTAAGCGCTATTGGCCAAAATGTAATGTCGCCAGAAACCCTTTGGGAACTAGGCCGAGTTGCTCCATTAGGCATTTCTAAAGACGGAAAGAACATTGTTTACAAAGTAACCATCCCTTCGATTGAAGAAAACAAATCTAATTCTAAAACGTATACCATACCGGTTAACGGAGGAAATCCTACAGAAGTTGCCGAAACTAAAGATTTACTTAAAGACAAAAACATTTCCCCAGACGGGAAATACATAGTCTATAATGAAGAGGTAAAAATAAACAAGGTACACGGAAAAGATTTCTATCCTGAATTGGAAAAATCGGATGTACAAATCTATGACGGACTGGACTATCGCCACTGGGACACTTGGAACGAAGGTAAATTCAATCACGTTTTATACAAGGAAAACGTAGATGGTTCTGTAGGCACTGACATTATGGGTAATGAACCTTTTGACAGCCCACAAAAACCTTTCGGTGGTGACGAAGACTACATTTGGTCGCCGGGAAGCAAAAGTATTTTTTATGTTTCGAAGAAAAAAGCAGGAACACAATATGCTATTTCCACAAATACCAACATCTACGAATACAGCTTAGAAACTGGAAAAACAATTAATAGAACCGAAGATAATCTAGGCTACGATATGGCGCCACAATTTTCTCCTTCAGGAAATTTATCTTGGCTGCAAATGAAAAGAGATGGATATGAAGCAGATAAAAATGACATTATTGTTGATTTCAAAGGAATAAAAATGAACCTGACTGCTAATTGGGACGGTACAGCGGATAGTTTCTTATGGAGTAAAGACAGTGATAAAATTTATTTCATTGCTCCAGTTGACGGTACAAAACAGTTATTTGAAGTTAATTTTCCGGGACTTACAAGAATTGCAATAAATGTACACCAAATTACCAACGGGGATTTTGACGTGAATGATATAGTTGGGTTTTCAGGCAACAAAATTATAGTTACTCGTGCGGATATGAACCACGCATCAGAAATATTTTCATTCGACTTGAAGAAAAAAAGCTGGAAACAAATATCAAACGTAAATACAACAACCTACGATTCTTTGGCGTTAAGCAAAACCGTAAGAAGATATGTAACTACAACTGACGGAAAAAAAATGTTAGTTTGGGTTATTCTTCCTCCAAATTTTGATGCTACAAAAAAATACCCAACCCTTTTATATTGTCAAGGCGGACCACAAAGTGCTTTGACACAATTTTATTCTTTCCGTTGGAATTTCCAATTAATGGCTGCCAATGGCTATATTGTTGTTGCGCCTAATCGTCGTGGAATGCCAGGACATGGTGTAGAATGGAATGAACAAATAAGCAAAGATTGGGGCGGACAGGTAATGGACGATTACCTTTCGGCAATTGATGACGTTTCTAAAGAAAGTTACGTAGACAAATCCAGACTTGGATGTGTTGGGGCTAGTTATGGAGGATATTCTGTGTTTTATTTAGCGGGAATCCACAACAACCGATTCAAAACTTTTATTGCTCATGATGGTGTTTTCAACACACAAAGCATGTTTGGAACTACTGAGGAAGTGTTCTTTAACAACTGGGACTTTGGAGGTGCTTATTGGGAAAAAGACAATGCTGTAGCACAAAAAACGTATACTACATTCAACCCCGTAAATTTAGTGGAGAAATGGAGCAAACCCATTTTAATCATTCAAGGAGGAAAAGATTTCCGTGTTCCAATAGGTCAAGGTCAAGAAGCTTTTCAGGCTGCTCAATTACGTGGGCTTAAAAGCAAATTTATTTATTTTCCAGAAGAGAATCATTGGGTTTTAAAACCTCAAAACGCTCAGGTATGGCAAAGAGAATTTTTTAATTGGTTGAAAGAAACCCTATAATAAAGCGCTATACTGTTAAAGTTAGTTTCTACTGTAACAATACCGGCTTTTTACCAACAAATAATAAACATCTAATATTAAAATATGTATAATTTTCCAATCAAAAGTATATTTATTGCTACTTCGTTTCTGCTAGGAATGAATAGCATTTCAGCACAAGACGGTCTTGTGAATTCTCTAAAAGTAAATGCAAGCGAAAAAAGCAAAGAAAGCTTTAAATTTACTGATGTTATCAATCTTGCCAATACATCTATAAAAAACCAAGGTTCATCGGGAACTTGCTGGAGTTACTCGGCTAATTCTTATTTAGAATCAGAGATGATCCGTTTAGGAAAACAACCTGTAGAATTATCTCAAGTATTCTCGGCTCGTAATGCTTATGTTGAAAAAGGTAAAAACTATGTTCGTATGCATGGCGCTGTAACTCTTGGTGACGGTGGAGAATTACACGATGTAACCAATATGTACAGAAAGTACGGAGCTGTACCTCAAGAAGTATATACTGGATTAAATTACGGAACAGATAAAAACAAATTTGCTGAAATGGCAGGTATCACAGAAGCATTATTAGCTGCAGTTGTTAAAAATCCAAATGGTCAACTTACCCCAAACTGGGAAAAAGCCTATGCAGCAGTTATAGACTCTTACCTTGGCGAAGTGCCGAAAAACTTCAACTATAAAGGAAAAAATTACACTCCTCAATCTTTTGCAAAAGAAGTAGTAGGTATTAATCCTGATGAATATGTTGAGTTTGCTTCTTATTCTACTGAGCCTTATTACACAAAAACAATGATGATGGTTCCTGACAACTGGTCATTTGATTTAGTTTACAATGTGAAAATGAATGATATGACAACCATTATTGATAACGCAATTAAAAATGGATACACAGTGGCTTGGGCTTCTGACGTTAGTGAAAAAAGTTTTAGCTGGAAAAACGGTGTTGCATATATTCCAACAAAAAAGATTGATGATATGTCAACTGAGGAAAAAGAAAATATGTTCAATGGCCCTAAACCAGAGTTAGAAATAACAGAAGAGATGCGTCAAAAAGCATTTGACAATTACGAAACTACTGATGATCACGCAATGCATATTGTAGGAATAGCAAAAGATCAAACTGGCAAAGAATACTACATCGTTAAAAACTCTTGGGGAGCTACAAATGATTACAAAGGATATTTATACGTAAGCAAGAATTTTGTAAAATACAAAACGACATCGTTTATGGTAAACAAAGGAGGAATCCCAAGTGAAATTGCTAAAAAACTAGGAGTATAATTGAGCTTAAATGACAATTCTCGAAATAAAATTTTAGAAATAAAATTTTAGAATAGGCACAAAAAAACCTCGCTTTATAAGCGAGGTTTTTTTTATCTCTTCGACTACTTAGTCTAGATCATTCATTTTAAATGTATCCATAAAAGCAGTTGTGTAATCTCCTGAAATATAACGAGGATCATCCATTAACTGTCTATGGAAAGGAATTGTTGTTTTGATACCTTCAATAACAAATTCGTCCAAAGCTCTTCTCATCTTACTAATTGCTTCTTCACGTGTTTGTGCAGTAGTAATTAATTTAGCGATCATAGAGTCATAGTTAGGCGGAATTGTATATCCTGAATAAACATGCGTATCTAAACGGATACCATGTCCTCCTGGCAAATGAAGAGTAGTGATTTTTCCTGGTGAAGGGCGGAAATCATTATAAGGATCTTCGGCATTGATACGACATTCAATAGCATGCAATTGAGGTAAATAATTTTTACCTGAAATTGGCACACCAGCCGCAACAAGGATTTGCTCTCTAATCAAGTCATAATCTATTACTTGTTCGGTAATAGGATGCTCAACTTGAATACGAGTATTCATTTCCATAAAGTAGAAATTACGGTGTTTATCAACCAAAAATTCTACCGTACCTGCACCTTCATATTTAATAAACTCAGCTGCTTTTACAGCGGCATCACCCATTTTTTGACGTAATTCATCAGTCATGAATGGAGAAGGAGTTTCTTCAGTCAGTTTTTGATGACGTCTTTGTACAGAACAATCTCTTTCAGAAAGGTGACAAGCTTTACCGTATGAATCACCAACTACCTGGATTTCAATATGACGTGGCTCTTCAATTAATTTTTCAAGATACATCCCGTCATTACCAAAGGCAGCAGCAGATTCTTGACGAGCGCTTTCCCATGATTTCAACAAGTCTTCTTCTTTCATTACAGCACGCATTCCTTTACCTCCACCACCAGCAGTGGCTTTTAGCATTACAGGATATCCAAATTCTTTTGCAATTTGCTGAGCCTGTTCGAATGATTCCAAAATACCTTCAGAACCTGGTACACATGGCACACCTGCTTCTTTCATAGTGGCTTTAGCCGAAGCTTTATCCCCCATTCTGTCAATCATTTCTGGAGAAGCACCAATAAATTTAATTCCGTGTTCTTGACATATTTTTGAAAATTTAGAATTTTCAGAAAGAAATCCGTAACCTGGATGAATTGCATCTGCATTAGTAATTTCTGCAGCAGCAATTATATTTGACATTTTCAAATAGGACAAATTACTGGGAGGTGGTCCAATACAAACCGCTTCGTCAGCAAACCTAACATGTAAACTCTCTGCATCCGCAGTAGAATAAACAGCTACCGTTTTTATGCCCATTTCTTTGCAAGTTCTGATTACGCGAAGCGCAATTTCTCCCCTATTTGCAATTAATATTTTTTTAAACATCTTTTTTTAAATTTTAAATTATGAATTTTAAATTTTAAATTATTTCAAATGAAAAAAAGGAATTGTCATTCGAAACTTATAATTTAAAATTAATTAAGATGGATCAACTAAGAATAATGGTTGGTCGAATTCTACTGGCGACATATCGTCAACCAATATTTTTACGATTTTTCCAGAAATCTCTGATTCAATTTCGTTAAATAACTTCATTGCTTCAATTACACAAAGAACATCACCTTTAGAAATAGTATTCCCTACTTCAACAAACATAGGCTTGTCTGGTGCTGATTTTCTATAAAATGTTCCGATAATTGGAGATTTTACAATAATAAATTTAGACTCTTCTTCAACTGGAGCTGGAGCAGCAGCAACTGGAGCAACCGGCTGAGGAGCCACTGCGTGTTGAAGCATATTTTGTGCTGGCAT includes the following:
- a CDS encoding aminopeptidase C; this encodes MYNFPIKSIFIATSFLLGMNSISAQDGLVNSLKVNASEKSKESFKFTDVINLANTSIKNQGSSGTCWSYSANSYLESEMIRLGKQPVELSQVFSARNAYVEKGKNYVRMHGAVTLGDGGELHDVTNMYRKYGAVPQEVYTGLNYGTDKNKFAEMAGITEALLAAVVKNPNGQLTPNWEKAYAAVIDSYLGEVPKNFNYKGKNYTPQSFAKEVVGINPDEYVEFASYSTEPYYTKTMMMVPDNWSFDLVYNVKMNDMTTIIDNAIKNGYTVAWASDVSEKSFSWKNGVAYIPTKKIDDMSTEEKENMFNGPKPELEITEEMRQKAFDNYETTDDHAMHIVGIAKDQTGKEYYIVKNSWGATNDYKGYLYVSKNFVKYKTTSFMVNKGGIPSEIAKKLGV
- the accB gene encoding acetyl-CoA carboxylase biotin carboxyl carrier protein, coding for MDLKEIQNLIKFVANSGVAEVKLEMDDVKITIRTTLEGNVAETTYVQQMPAQNMLQHAVAPQPVAPVAAAPAPVEEESKFIIVKSPIIGTFYRKSAPDKPMFVEVGNTISKGDVLCVIEAMKLFNEIESEISGKIVKILVDDMSPVEFDQPLFLVDPS
- the accC gene encoding acetyl-CoA carboxylase biotin carboxylase subunit, with product MFKKILIANRGEIALRVIRTCKEMGIKTVAVYSTADAESLHVRFADEAVCIGPPPSNLSYLKMSNIIAAAEITNADAIHPGYGFLSENSKFSKICQEHGIKFIGASPEMIDRMGDKASAKATMKEAGVPCVPGSEGILESFEQAQQIAKEFGYPVMLKATAGGGGKGMRAVMKEEDLLKSWESARQESAAAFGNDGMYLEKLIEEPRHIEIQVVGDSYGKACHLSERDCSVQRRHQKLTEETPSPFMTDELRQKMGDAAVKAAEFIKYEGAGTVEFLVDKHRNFYFMEMNTRIQVEHPITEQVIDYDLIREQILVAAGVPISGKNYLPQLHAIECRINAEDPYNDFRPSPGKITTLHLPGGHGIRLDTHVYSGYTIPPNYDSMIAKLITTAQTREEAISKMRRALDEFVIEGIKTTIPFHRQLMDDPRYISGDYTTAFMDTFKMNDLD
- a CDS encoding S9 family peptidase gives rise to the protein MKKLLFTTLTMMSLSAIGQNVMSPETLWELGRVAPLGISKDGKNIVYKVTIPSIEENKSNSKTYTIPVNGGNPTEVAETKDLLKDKNISPDGKYIVYNEEVKINKVHGKDFYPELEKSDVQIYDGLDYRHWDTWNEGKFNHVLYKENVDGSVGTDIMGNEPFDSPQKPFGGDEDYIWSPGSKSIFYVSKKKAGTQYAISTNTNIYEYSLETGKTINRTEDNLGYDMAPQFSPSGNLSWLQMKRDGYEADKNDIIVDFKGIKMNLTANWDGTADSFLWSKDSDKIYFIAPVDGTKQLFEVNFPGLTRIAINVHQITNGDFDVNDIVGFSGNKIIVTRADMNHASEIFSFDLKKKSWKQISNVNTTTYDSLALSKTVRRYVTTTDGKKMLVWVILPPNFDATKKYPTLLYCQGGPQSALTQFYSFRWNFQLMAANGYIVVAPNRRGMPGHGVEWNEQISKDWGGQVMDDYLSAIDDVSKESYVDKSRLGCVGASYGGYSVFYLAGIHNNRFKTFIAHDGVFNTQSMFGTTEEVFFNNWDFGGAYWEKDNAVAQKTYTTFNPVNLVEKWSKPILIIQGGKDFRVPIGQGQEAFQAAQLRGLKSKFIYFPEENHWVLKPQNAQVWQREFFNWLKETL